The Oncorhynchus mykiss isolate Arlee chromosome 8, USDA_OmykA_1.1, whole genome shotgun sequence genome includes the window ttgagtctgccgataagaatgtggtgattgacagagtcgaaagccttggccaagttgatgaatacggctgcacagtattctctcttatcgatggcggttatgatatcgtttaggaccttgagcgtggctgaggtgcacccataaccagctctgaaaccagattgccatcactagcacattagagtctgctgaaatcactggccactttaaaaatggaacacctagtcactttaataatgtttacatattttgcattactcaattcatatgtatatactgtattctatcctatcctaCTTTATCTTCTTCCATGTCGCTCTGACATTGCttatccaaatatttatatattcttaattacattcctttattttagatttgtgtgtattattgtgaaattgttagatattaactgttagatattactgcactgttggagctagaaacacaagcatttcgctacacacgcaataacatctgctaaacatgtgtatgtgacaaatataaaatttgattcaattttttttattggaTTTTTGCAAATTTTAGAAATTTTGGCTTAATCTGTAACTTTTGTACTTTATCCAAATATGTGTACCTTAAAAAAAACAgttatgacaacaacaaaaatagatTCAGAAAAGGTTATGTGTTGTGGAAAAATTCCAAAATTAATTTTAATAATTACATTCTAAATATTTGTTTTCAGTGTCAGGCctttttattataaaaaatattagaaattgatttgtttaactttttttggACTTCAAAGACTTGCTTTAATGAGAATTTTTGCATTAGTATTTGTTGATATTGTGGTAAAATGCATCATATCTGATCAATAAACATAACAATCATTATGAAATCGATAAAAACAGATCCTGATCTTCGTGATCCAAGAGGAATTATGGTGAGAAAAGTGTTTtattaattaatacattttttgtcaAATTAAAATTATAGTCATTCTATTTATATGGTGAgctcctcctgtctccctgttGTGGCTGACTCAGTATGGCACAtagatacaatataatactacaaAATGTTGTCTATTTAAGTCTGTGAAGTTATTTCTGCTTTTTTTCCTCCTGTCTCTCATGTTTATTTTCAAACGAAGCACTGGCTCAGTTTTTTTCATGCTGTCAAGTGTGTCATATTCATAGATTAAGGTTATTGAACATGCAGATAACTGTTAAATTGTGTAATTCTGGTTAACAATCCAAATAAAATTAAGCATAGTCATTGTGTTATAATCTTGTAAAAACATGAATTCTTATTTGACCCTGTAGGACCCAGTGGCTTGGAGCGAGGTGACCAGTTTCAGCTTGAAGGAAATGACCTCGCCCctgaaacaggaagtgatgttgtCTGTCTCTCAAGTGGGGATGCCAGAAGGAGCTAGCTACCATTTTGAGGACTCAGTCATAATGGACCTGAGTGAGAAATACACTGAACTGATCCCTGCCTCTTCACCCACCGTGACTAAGCTGAGCACACCTCCCTCCATcctgaagaggagggagaggggggagcagTACCCTGCCAGTCAGTGTCACAGCACCTCCTTTTTGGACAACAGCACCACCTCACCTAGCGTCACTCATGTCAAAGCACTGCCATTCTCTCCCTCCCAGGTAGGATGTCCTGACTAGGTAACGTATAATCTAATACCATCAAGTAATTATGCAAACCACTGATCTATGATTTATGCTATACATTGTtttgtaagacctttaaacaggtcaacattcacaaggccgcaggccaagacggattacaaggacgtatactcagagcatgcgctgaccaacttgcaagtgtcttcactgacattttcaacctgtaccTGACAGTCTGTAATACTTACATGTTtcatgcagaccaccatagtccctgtgcccaagaacaccaaggtaacctggcTAAATGATTATCGAACCGTAGCACATGAattgctttaaaaggctggtcatggctcacatcaacaccatcatcccagaaacactagacccactctaatttgcatacggCACCGACAGagccacagatgacacaatctctattgcactccacactgccctttcacacctggacaaaagtaacacctacgtgcgaatgctgttcattgacaacagctcagcgttcaacacgaTAGTGTGCTCAGAGCTcttcactaaactaaggaccctgggaataaacacttccctctgcaactggatcctggactttgtgacaggccacccccaggtggtaagggtaggcaacaacacatcaagagcatcttgactggttgcatcaccgcctggtatgtcaactgctcggcctccaaccgcaaggtgctacagagggtagtgcgtacggcccagtacatcactgggaccaagcttcatgccatccaggacatctataccaggcggtgtcagaggaaggccttaaaaatggccaaagactccagccacccggagcgccaagtctatgtccaaaaggcttcttaacagcttttacccccaagccataagactgcagaacagctaatcaaatgtctacccgGACTATTAGCATTTTTCTtaagctgtttattatctatgcattgtcactttacccctagctacatgtacatattacctcgactaacctgtacccccgcacattgactcggtaccagtaccccctgtatttagccttgttattgttacttttttattttgtacatattttcttaactattatttatcttaactgcattgttggttaagggcttgtaagtaagcatttcatggtaaggtaaatacacctgttgtatttggcgcatgtgacaaatacaatttgattgtcATATAGCCTGCATACAGTAGAGCAGGGGTAAGCAACTAGATTCAGCAACACCCCGATTTTTGGTCGTAGCGGATGGTTGGGGGTCCGGAACATAATtctaataatttgtacactgcaaattgaccacaactaagcccaaaaaTAGATTTGAAAATGACAattttcataccttgattacatttaTTGGTAAATTGGTATAATTGGTAAACAGATTCCCTAAATTAAGCTCATTTTTAGCAGAATTCTTTTACAAAAATTTCAAAACCCTAAAAACGTTGGGCTAAAAACGTTGGGGGTCGAAGAAAATCACTTGCGTGCTGGTTTGGGCCCACGGGCCTCCTGTTGCCGACCCCTGCCATAGAGTATATTTGTGATATATGATATACGTATATGGTACAAACACTACCCTGTATTTCTCTGTAGTTTTTCAACGTGTCTGGAGTTGAGGATTTAACTTTAGAAAACCCAGCTCTGACGTCCACCCCAGTGTGCGGTCACAAACGTGCCAACACCACCCCCCTCCAGAAGGAGTTAACAACCAAGTATCAGAAGGAGAATGCTGGGTGAGTTTTCTAGAACAGTTCTGTGTCAATATTTCACTCCTACACCAATAGAGGCTTTCTCATATGCatgtactgtctgactgttttACAAGGTTCAGGACCCCCAAGGTTCGTAAAGCCAtcatgtttcccatgccactAACTCCAACACCATTCAAGACTGTCACGTCCACCCAAGAGAAGATGCAGTCCCAGCTGAAAATGATGGTATATTTATAACACAGGAATAACGTTTATAAGTCATGTCTGTATTATCTGTTTTGTATTTGGTGTGTGAGGGGATGTTGTATTATGTAACTCttcctgaggtgtgtgtgtgtgtgtgtgtgtgtgtgtgtgtgtgtgtgtgtgtgtgtgtgtgtgtgtgtgtgtgtgtgtgtgtgtgtgtgtgtgtgtgtgtgtgtggtgtgtgtggtgtgtgtggtgtgtgtggtgtgtgttctgttagatgCAGCAGCCCAGGTCCCTAGCCTACCTGGAGGAAGAGGTGCTTAGAGTGGAAAACAAGGTTGATATGTTAATTCATGCAGAAACACAGGCTGACTTCTGCTCCTCCTGGAAACATGAGGTATCTGAAGCTCATATTCATCCATAGAGATTtgtacacagtaattatgaagTAATTCCATTCAAACAACTTTATTTGTCACCTCCTGGCAATTATGTCAGGGCTATAGCGGTGCTTAAGACACATTTAACTAGAAACCAACGATAATGACTAAACAAAGAATAAATAGACCAGAACCTGCGTGATAAAGACTTCAAAGTGCCTTTCAATAAATATATTAGTATTAAACTTAGATGGAATTCAACTTTTTTTACAGTCTTATCCATTCCATGTTTTGTAACCCAGGTTGATCCATCGTCCAGGAGTGTTAGGAATTCCCTGGCTGCGGAACCCTGGAATAAGGACTGCCACAGTGCTCAACTCTATTTCCAAGAAGACTTCAACAATGCACAGGTGAGATATCACTTTTCAAGTTGCCATCAGAAGCACTGAAAATGAGATGCatacagactattatagatgAGGATGGCAAACCACGGTGAGAGTGAAGGACGATTAAGAGAGCATTGAAGACTGAGACAGTACTTTAAAGGTCTCTCACATTGTCTCAGATCCATGGGGAGAGCCTGCTGACCAGCGCCCCCTTGAGGTCGTCCATGTTGGGCTGTGAGGAGCTGGTGTACTCGCCAGCCCCTGGAGTaggaccagggagagaggagccATGCTGTTACCTGCCCCACCACACCATCGCACCGAGGAGAGACGACAACTGTGAGTGGGATGCTGTGGTATTTGGGAAGACTGATGATCAGATGATCGTAGCTGAGCAGGCCAGACAGTTCCTCAGCTCCCAGACACCTGGCTGTGCCTCCAGAACCTTGGTACTCTGACAGGACCTCAACACTACTGTGTTTAGACATtcagcccaattctgattttatttgccactaattggtcttttgaccaatcagattttTGCCAgtaattgggcaaaagatcagaattgtgctgcctgtgtaaGTACAACTTTAGTAGCTAACAGTTAGCCTGGTCCTACTGTATGTGCTTTCTGGCTTGACACTGAcgataggagttggcaagagagcacaaacagatctggaccAGGCTCGCTAACAGTCACTAAGATAGTTTGAGGTATGCTAATACTAGACAATTTTACTATAGGTAGGAAAAATCATATTACCTACTTTTATTTTTTGTCCATGGATTCACACAAAACAACCACCTGGGATGTTTTTATTTGTCTGTTTTCAATTACAGGGTGATAGGAAAATGATTTAACAATATGTAGGCTATTAACCATACTGGTAGCAATTCATTGAAGTTATTTTGTATTGAATAACCTTAAAGACCATAACTCTGTTGATTTTGCACTATAAAAAGTGGTGTAtgtgttgtatactgtagcaAGAGAAAGGTGGAAGCATTTAATGAATGTTTTCTGCGTTGAAGGTACAGAGAAATTAGAATCTGTAATTTATTGTGCAGAAGCCTTTGAAGCTTTTCTCATCAAAAATAATATTGATATTGTACATCTGATGGTGTTAATGCTGTTTTACCGCTAAACAAAACTCCCACCTCAATGGCATTTTTTAACACTTCATCAGTGAATCATGTTAGATACTGAAAATACTTTTCAAAACTTATAAAGAAATGTACTGTTACTTCTTTGCACAGACTGTAAACATGTTCTAATTATTTTGAATTGGACAATAGCAGTatctattctctctccctggaGATGAAAGCATTAAAAAATTCACAGAACACATCCTGCCCCATATTCACATTTTGTCCCATATTATTACAAACACAGTTTACAGTCTTCCACCTCAGATGTCTATGCAGAAGCAAATTGCACTTATTGTTTTCAACATTTGTGTATTCCTTTGGATGTAGCATACACATTTTGTTATAATTGAATGTACTGTTATTATCAACCAGAAGTAAGGGTGATGGAGTTGGGCTTTGTGGCATAGTACTGTGTGCATGTTCTGCTGCTACTGAGACAAAGCAGGTCATGCATGTCTGAGGGTCAGAAGCCATTGGAGAAACACTGCCTGGGACAAACATACTTTAATAAACATTTTGGCAGTTGGTTGGTGTACATAAGTTAAAGTACTTGCTCCTTGGGTGTCCAAAGAGTTTGTTTTATGTATTGGGATTTCACTTACCGGTAACTCAAATTGTAAAAGTATAGGTATGTAAACTGATTCCTTTCTTAGCAAGGTTTTAAACATGGATTTTAATTTGAAGTCATAAAACATTATGTAGAAAGTTCTGTAAGGCATTTTAAGAAAGTCAAGTGTTGATCTACAGTATTTTATTCTGAAGTGAGGTGTGTTAGTTTTACCCCACCTTAAGAAGTATTTTATCAACCTGTGCTAGCAATAGGTAATAGATCCAGCTAAATATCAAATAGGTTTCAGTTGATAGGAGTACTAGGGCAACTGAAGGATATTCCAATCAAAGTTAATTTCAAGTGTACTGCATCTTTGTGTAAAGATTTATTGTAATATGATTTAACATTTTGTTTACCtgtaatattatttatttttaaacctgtTCCTAATTCTAGGTTTGGAGGGAAAAATGTACATGTAGCACTTTGGTCTTTCTATAAAATAGAAATTATACACATTTGTTTTTCACAGTTTTTATATGGCACATTGTTTATGTCACCTGTGTATAGAGTCACTGCCAACTTGTGCACATGTACCTCAGTTTGGTAATAATAAAACGCTAAAACTATTAGCTTGTGTTGCAGTAAGTTCCCACTGTAGAGGAGTGTGTTTTGCTTGTGAGTGCCTGAAGACTGGGTGGGCAGGAAGCTCAATCATACTATGAAGACGGCAAACAATGATGTAACATTACAATGTATTTTGTTCAAATATAATATATGCAATATGTACAAATTAAAGTGAAGCAGCAGTGCAAATAACAATGGGGTAAAAACAGCTAACAAATAAGGGATCACAGTTGGCTATTAACAGTAGAGAAGAAGACTGACAGAACATGTACTTTGCTGTACTCCATTCATCTCAATGGTGAATAGAGGATAAACATACTCCAGAACAAGTAGTGTAACATGTCACACCCTTATGATTGATATTTCACTATTACCCCAAAATATGACAGCTATAATAGCTCCAGTTTTGTGAAGTTTGTGTTTTGATGAACCTAACAGCCATGGAAACTAACACAGAAGAAAGGGCTGCACATACATGATACAATTCTTAGAGATAAACAATCAGTCAGGTTCAAATGCTACATTGATGGAGCAATTTACATCTCCCAGTCCCTGGGTGTCAATCTTCCTCCGGTGGCCCTTGGACAGCACACGGTGCAACAGGCTAGGGGAGCTGTGGGCCGAGCCTGACTTTGAGGAGGCCTCGTGTCCCAGGGCCCGGAAGAGGCTTTCTTTCTCATGCCTGGGGACCTTTGGAGTACTACGACCGCTGCATACATAAAGAGGGAAACAAACACAGAGGGTTTCTTGTTGATTCTCATTGACCCAATATATAGAAGTCCTATTGGATGGGAAAACTGCATACGGTGGTAGTTTTTTGACTATACTGAGGACAACTACAATCAACTGAAGTCAATCCTCTCTGTGGTTTGTTGggtggggaggaggtgagatagGATCACAGATGTTCTCACCTTGTGCAGCCACATGGGGCATCAGGAGCTGCATCCTTGGATGAACTCTGTAACGAGCTTGGATTGGCATTCACCGGCTCATGATCATCACTCTGTAAACCCATACCAAAATTAGACCTTCTGGTCAACGTCCATGATTACATCATCAAGCTTTTGTCCAACAACTAGTTGGGACGGTTTATTTCTGTAGAGTTAATTGCCAGGAAGCTATGTTatatactgttgaagtcggaagtttacatacacttaggttggagtcattaaaactcgtttttcaaccacttcacaagtttcttgttaacaaactatagctttggcaagtcggttaggacatctactttctgtgTGCGTGACAAGctatttttctaacaattgtttacagacagattgtttcacttataattcactgtatcaattccagtgggtcagaagtttacatacaccaagttgactgtgcatttaaacagcttggaaaattccagaaaatgatgtcatggctttagaagcttctgataggctaattaacatcatttgagtcaattgtaggtgtacctgtggatgtatttcaaggcctaccatcaaactcagtgcctctttgcttcacatcatcagaaaaaaaatggtagacctccacaagtctggttcatccttgggagcaatttccaaacgcctgaaggtaccacattcaactgtacaaacaatagtacgcaagtataaacaccatgggaccaagcagctgtcattaccgctcaggaaggagacgcgttctgtctcctagagattaacctactttggtgtgaaaagtgcaaatcaatcgcagaacaacagcaaaggaccttgtgaagatgctggaggaaacaggtacaaaagtatctatatccacagtacaacaagtcctatattgacataacctgaaaggccgctcagcaaggaagaagccactgctccaaaaccgccataaaaaagccagactacggtttgcaactgcacatggggacaaagatcgtactttttggagaaatgtcctctggcctgcaagctgaagaacaccatcccaaccgtgaagcacggggggggcagcatcatgttgtgggggtgctttgctgcaggagggactggtgcactacacAAACGTggattacgtggatatattgaagcaacatctcaagacatcagtcaggaagttaatgcttgggcgcaaatgggtcttccaaatggacaatgaccccaagcatacttccaaggttgtggcaaaatggcttaaggacaacaaagtcaaggtattggagtggccatcacaaagccctgacctcaatcctatagaaatgttgtgggcagaactgaaaaggcgtgtgtgagcaaggtggcctacaaacctgactcagttacactagctctgtcaggaggaat containing:
- the LOC110530951 gene encoding myb-related protein A isoform X1, with amino-acid sequence MTSSGSRRRRYLCDVGDDHDCIEVKCPKKSLQKVKWSREEDERLKRLVDEHGADDWNVIADNFKKRSESQCQHRWQKVLNPELVKGPWTKEEDERVIELVHRYGPKRWSIIAKHLHGRIGKQCRERWHNHLNPEVKKSCWTQEEDRIIYAAHKRIGNRWAEIAKLLPGRTDNSIKNHWNSTMLRKVEHEGYLQDVPTRVYKTKASIKKRTKSSGSSWRRQNHYFMTIPTKISGYSLGLLNSQYMDSVPETSFLVPNTEAHYSSWSSSLTDDGLTNTTLSSLGNQSMEGRGSAVYTPVSPSRFLAVEASAVLSSLQTIPEFAETLELIDSDPVAWSEVTSFSLKEMTSPLKQEVMLSVSQVGMPEGASYHFEDSVIMDLSEKYTELIPASSPTVTKLSTPPSILKRRERGEQYPASQCHSTSFLDNSTTSPSVTHVKALPFSPSQFFNVSGVEDLTLENPALTSTPVCGHKRANTTPLQKELTTKYQKENAGFRTPKVRKAIMFPMPLTPTPFKTVTSTQEKMQSQLKMMMQQPRSLAYLEEEVLRVENKVDMLIHAETQADFCSSWKHEVDPSSRSVRNSLAAEPWNKDCHSAQLYFQEDFNNAQIHGESLLTSAPLRSSMLGCEELVYSPAPGVGPGREEPCCYLPHHTIAPRRDDNCEWDAVVFGKTDDQMIVAEQARQFLSSQTPGCASRTLVL
- the si:dkey-97a13.12 gene encoding jouberin isoform X2 yields the protein MGTLRYSPLSSPHKVVAAVNYRPQWPDELQLCQGDIIQVLFRDEPSWWFGRLQNGAEGYFPTACVTRLNQSDDHEPVNANPSSLQSSSKDAAPDAPCGCTSGRSTPKVPRHEKESLFRALGHEASSKSGSAHSSPSLLHRVLSKGHRRKIDTQGLGDVNCSINVAFEPD
- the LOC110530951 gene encoding myb-related protein A isoform X2 → MTSSGSRRRRYLCDVGDDHDCIEVKCPKKSLQKVKWSREEDERLKRLVDEHGADDWNVIADNFKKRSESQCQHRWQKVLNPELVKGPWTKEEDERVIELVHRYGPKRWSIIAKHLHGRIGKQCRERWHNHLNPEVKKSCWTQEEDRIIYAAHKRIGNRWAEIAKLLPGRTDNSIKNHWNSTMLRKVEHEGYLQDVPTRVYKTKASIKKRTKSSGSSWRRQNHYFMTIPTKISGYSLGLLNSQYMDSVPETSFLVPNTEAHYSSWSSSLTDDGLTNTTLSSLGNQSMEGRGSAVYTPVSPSRFLAVEASAVLSSLQTIPEFAETLELIDSDPVAWSEVTSFSLKEMTSPLKQEVMLSVSQVGMPEGASYHFEDSVIMDLSEKYTELIPASSPTVTKLSTPPSILKRRERGEQYPASQCHSTSFLDNSTTSPSVTHVKALPFSPSQFFNVSGVEDLTLENPALTSTPVCGHKRANTTPLQKELTTKYQKENAGTPKVRKAIMFPMPLTPTPFKTVTSTQEKMQSQLKMMMQQPRSLAYLEEEVLRVENKVDMLIHAETQADFCSSWKHEVDPSSRSVRNSLAAEPWNKDCHSAQLYFQEDFNNAQIHGESLLTSAPLRSSMLGCEELVYSPAPGVGPGREEPCCYLPHHTIAPRRDDNCEWDAVVFGKTDDQMIVAEQARQFLSSQTPGCASRTLVL
- the si:dkey-97a13.12 gene encoding CD2-associated protein isoform X1, producing the protein MQKIYVQSDGHFEVFTTVFSPQACRARTRYRPREAVKVVAAVNYRPQWPDELQLCQGDIIQVLFRDEPSWWFGRLQNGAEGYFPTACVTRLNQSDDHEPVNANPSSLQSSSKDAAPDAPCGCTSGRSTPKVPRHEKESLFRALGHEASSKSGSAHSSPSLLHRVLSKGHRRKIDTQGLGDVNCSINVAFEPD